The following coding sequences lie in one Maylandia zebra isolate NMK-2024a linkage group LG14, Mzebra_GT3a, whole genome shotgun sequence genomic window:
- the aplp2 gene encoding amyloid beta precursor like protein 2 isoform X7, with protein MGSVPAISVLILGIVVPTLAGYIEALAANAGTGFAVAEPQVAMFCGKLNMHINIQTGRWEPDPSGTKSCVRTKDGILQYCQEMYPELQITNVVEANQPIRIENWCKKEKKVCKGHAHVVVPYKCLVGEFVSDVLLVPEKCKFFHKERMDMCVSHQQWHSVAKEACGKSSMVLHSYGMLLPCGIDKFQGTEYVCCPASRTESTQPSLPSQEDDEDEEVEDEEIDEMDLDEEEAVEDSETPADEQPTQKEELVDEDEDEEVEDEEEYHYVYEDEEADKEDEDEKKESKMSDNQDEDKILQEVKAMPPTPQPTDDVDIYFETPADDKEHSRFQRAKEQLEIRHRNRMERVRKEWEEADRQAKNLPKAERQTLIQHFQAMVESLEEEAASEKQQLVETHLARVEAMLNDRRRLALENYLAALQADPPRPHRILQALRRYVRAENKDRQHTIRHYQHVLAVDPEKAAQMKSQVMTHLRVIEERMNQSLSLLYKVPYVAEEIQDEIDELLQEQKADMDQFLSSISESQPDVTVSSEESVEVPLSEGKPYRPIQVTSLGSRPDPEGDLSDSPRAFKKGSAMSGLDGLIGAEERIINSKPKVSENVVIDESLDVKEVVYSAERVSVMHDDELESYRPLGEDFSFGSSALIGLLVIAVAIATVIVTSLVLLRKRQYGTISHGIVEVDPMLTPEERHLNKMQNHGYENPTYKYLEQMQI; from the exons GCACTGGCAGCAAATGCAGGCACAGGGTTTGCCGTGGCCGAGCCACAGGTGGCGATGTTCTGTGGAAAGCTCAACATGCACATCAACATTCAAACCGGCCGCTGGGAACCAGACCCATCTGGGACTAAGAGCTGTGTAAGAACCAAAGACGGTATACTGCAGTACTGCCAGGAG ATGTATCCAGAACTCCAGATTACAAATGTGGTGGAAGCCAACCAGCCCATTCGCATTGAGAACTGGtgcaagaaagagaagaaagtgTGCAAAGGGCACGCCCATGTTGTAGTGCCTTACAAATGCTTAG TGGGCGAGTTTGTGAGTGACGTCCTTCTGGTTCCTGAAAAATGCAAGTTCTTTCACAAGGAGCGTATGGACATGTGCGTCAGCCACCAGCAATGGCACAGTGTGGCCAAAGAG GCCTGCGGCAAGAGCTCCATGGTGCTGCACAGCTATGGCATGCTGCTGCCCTGTGGCATTGATAAGTTCCAAGGCACAGAATACGTGTGCTGCCCCGCCTCTCGCACAGAGTCCACCCAACCTTCCCTCCCCTCCCAGGAGGATGACGAAGATGAAGAGGTAGAGGATGAGGAGATTGACGAGATGGACCTGGATGAAGAGGAGGCTGTCGAGGACAG CGAGACACCAGCTGACGAGCAGCCCACACAGAAGGAGGAATTGGTagatgaggatgaagatgaggaggtggaggacgaggaggagtACCACTATGTCTATGAGGACGAGGAGGCTGACAAGGAGGATGAGGAtgagaagaaagaaagcaaaatgtCTGACAACCAGGATGAGGACAAGATTCTACAAGAAGTGAAAG CCATGCCCCCGACTCCTCAGCCCACCGATGATGTCGACATCTACTTTGAAACCCCCGCCGACGACAAGGAGCACAGTCGTTTCCAGAGAGCCAAGGAGCAGCTGGAGATCAGACACCGTAACCGCATGGAGAGG GTAAGAAAAGAGTGGGAAGAAGCTGATCGCCAGGCTAAGAACCTGCCCAAGGCTGAACGGCAGACATTGATCCAG CACTTCCAAGCTATGGTGGAGTCCCTGGAGGAGGAAGCAGCCAGCGAGAAGCAACAGCTGGTGGAGACTCACCTCGCCCGGGTAGAGGCCATGCTGAATGACCGACGCCGTCTGGCCTTGGAGAACTACCTGGCTGCCCTGCAGGCTGACCCCCCCAGG CCCCACCGCATCCTGCAAGCCCTGAGAAGGTACGTCCGTGCTGAAAACAAGGACCGCCAGCACACCATCCGCCACTACCAGCATGTTCTGGCTGTTGATCCTGAGAAGGCTGCTCAGATGAAGTCACAG GTGATGACTCACCTGCGAGTGATCGAGGAGAGGATGAACCAGAGTCTGTCACTGCTCTACAAAGTGCCATATGTGGCCGAAGAGATTCAGGATGAAATTG ATGAGCTACTCCAAGAGCAGAAAGCTGACATGGACCAGTTCCTGTCATCCATCTCAGAATCACAGCCAGATGTCACCGTCTCATCAGAGGAGAGCGTGGAAGTTCCTTTGTCCGAGGGCAAACCCTACCGGCCCATCCAGGTCACATCCTTGGGGTCCCGTCCAGATCCAGAGG GCGATCTATCAGACTCCCCACGTGCCTTCAAGAAAG GGTCTGCCATGTCTGGCTTAGATGGTTTAATTGGTGCTGAGGAGAGAATCATCAACAGCAAACCAAAGGTCAGCGAGAATGTG GTGATTGATGAGTCACTGGATGTTAAAGAAGTGGTTTACAGTGCAGAGAGAGTCAGCGTTATGCATGATGATGAGCTG GAGTCCTACCGCCCTCTGGGAGAAGACTTCAGCTTCGGTAGCAGTGCACTGATTGGCTTGCTGGTGATCGCAGTGGCCATAGCAACTGTGATTGTGACCAGCCTGGTGCTTTTGAGGAAAAGGCAATATGGCACAATCAGTCATGGCATTGTGGAG GTTGACCCCATGCTGACACCAGAGGAACGACACCTGAACAAGATGCAGAACCACGGCTATGAAAACCCCACCTACAAATACCTAGAGCAGATGCAAATCTAA
- the aplp2 gene encoding amyloid beta precursor like protein 2 isoform X1, which translates to MGSVPAISVLILGIVVPTLAGYIEALAANAGTGFAVAEPQVAMFCGKLNMHINIQTGRWEPDPSGTKSCVRTKDGILQYCQEMYPELQITNVVEANQPIRIENWCKKEKKVCKGHAHVVVPYKCLVGEFVSDVLLVPEKCKFFHKERMDMCVSHQQWHSVAKEACGKSSMVLHSYGMLLPCGIDKFQGTEYVCCPASRTESTQPSLPSQEDDEDEEVEDEEIDEMDLDEEEAVEDSETPADEQPTQKEELVDEDEDEEVEDEEEYHYVYEDEEADKEDEDEKKESKMSDNQDEDKILQEVKAVCTLEAETGPCRASMPRWHFDMSQRKCVRFIYGGCAGNRNNFDSEEYCMAVCKRLTMPPTPQPTDDVDIYFETPADDKEHSRFQRAKEQLEIRHRNRMERVRKEWEEADRQAKNLPKAERQTLIQHFQAMVESLEEEAASEKQQLVETHLARVEAMLNDRRRLALENYLAALQADPPRPHRILQALRRYVRAENKDRQHTIRHYQHVLAVDPEKAAQMKSQVMTHLRVIEERMNQSLSLLYKVPYVAEEIQDEIDELLQEQKADMDQFLSSISESQPDVTVSSEESVEVPLSEGKPYRPIQVTSLGSRPDPEGDLSDSPRAFKKGSAMSGLDGLIGAEERIINSKPKVSENVVIDESLDVKEVVYSAERVSVMHDDELESYRPLGEDFSFGSSALIGLLVIAVAIATVIVTSLVLLRKRQYGTISHGIVEVDPMLTPEERHLNKMQNHGYENPTYKYLEQMQI; encoded by the exons GCACTGGCAGCAAATGCAGGCACAGGGTTTGCCGTGGCCGAGCCACAGGTGGCGATGTTCTGTGGAAAGCTCAACATGCACATCAACATTCAAACCGGCCGCTGGGAACCAGACCCATCTGGGACTAAGAGCTGTGTAAGAACCAAAGACGGTATACTGCAGTACTGCCAGGAG ATGTATCCAGAACTCCAGATTACAAATGTGGTGGAAGCCAACCAGCCCATTCGCATTGAGAACTGGtgcaagaaagagaagaaagtgTGCAAAGGGCACGCCCATGTTGTAGTGCCTTACAAATGCTTAG TGGGCGAGTTTGTGAGTGACGTCCTTCTGGTTCCTGAAAAATGCAAGTTCTTTCACAAGGAGCGTATGGACATGTGCGTCAGCCACCAGCAATGGCACAGTGTGGCCAAAGAG GCCTGCGGCAAGAGCTCCATGGTGCTGCACAGCTATGGCATGCTGCTGCCCTGTGGCATTGATAAGTTCCAAGGCACAGAATACGTGTGCTGCCCCGCCTCTCGCACAGAGTCCACCCAACCTTCCCTCCCCTCCCAGGAGGATGACGAAGATGAAGAGGTAGAGGATGAGGAGATTGACGAGATGGACCTGGATGAAGAGGAGGCTGTCGAGGACAG CGAGACACCAGCTGACGAGCAGCCCACACAGAAGGAGGAATTGGTagatgaggatgaagatgaggaggtggaggacgaggaggagtACCACTATGTCTATGAGGACGAGGAGGCTGACAAGGAGGATGAGGAtgagaagaaagaaagcaaaatgtCTGACAACCAGGATGAGGACAAGATTCTACAAGAAGTGAAAG CGGTGTGCACCCTGGAGGCTGAGACCGGCCCCTGTCGTGCCTCCATGCCCCGCTGGCACTTCGACATGAGCCAGAGGAAGTGTGTGCGCTTCATTTACGGTGGCTGTGCCGGCAACCGCAACAATTTCGACTCAGAGGAGTACTGCATGGCCGTGTGCAAACGTCTGA CCATGCCCCCGACTCCTCAGCCCACCGATGATGTCGACATCTACTTTGAAACCCCCGCCGACGACAAGGAGCACAGTCGTTTCCAGAGAGCCAAGGAGCAGCTGGAGATCAGACACCGTAACCGCATGGAGAGG GTAAGAAAAGAGTGGGAAGAAGCTGATCGCCAGGCTAAGAACCTGCCCAAGGCTGAACGGCAGACATTGATCCAG CACTTCCAAGCTATGGTGGAGTCCCTGGAGGAGGAAGCAGCCAGCGAGAAGCAACAGCTGGTGGAGACTCACCTCGCCCGGGTAGAGGCCATGCTGAATGACCGACGCCGTCTGGCCTTGGAGAACTACCTGGCTGCCCTGCAGGCTGACCCCCCCAGG CCCCACCGCATCCTGCAAGCCCTGAGAAGGTACGTCCGTGCTGAAAACAAGGACCGCCAGCACACCATCCGCCACTACCAGCATGTTCTGGCTGTTGATCCTGAGAAGGCTGCTCAGATGAAGTCACAG GTGATGACTCACCTGCGAGTGATCGAGGAGAGGATGAACCAGAGTCTGTCACTGCTCTACAAAGTGCCATATGTGGCCGAAGAGATTCAGGATGAAATTG ATGAGCTACTCCAAGAGCAGAAAGCTGACATGGACCAGTTCCTGTCATCCATCTCAGAATCACAGCCAGATGTCACCGTCTCATCAGAGGAGAGCGTGGAAGTTCCTTTGTCCGAGGGCAAACCCTACCGGCCCATCCAGGTCACATCCTTGGGGTCCCGTCCAGATCCAGAGG GCGATCTATCAGACTCCCCACGTGCCTTCAAGAAAG GGTCTGCCATGTCTGGCTTAGATGGTTTAATTGGTGCTGAGGAGAGAATCATCAACAGCAAACCAAAGGTCAGCGAGAATGTG GTGATTGATGAGTCACTGGATGTTAAAGAAGTGGTTTACAGTGCAGAGAGAGTCAGCGTTATGCATGATGATGAGCTG GAGTCCTACCGCCCTCTGGGAGAAGACTTCAGCTTCGGTAGCAGTGCACTGATTGGCTTGCTGGTGATCGCAGTGGCCATAGCAACTGTGATTGTGACCAGCCTGGTGCTTTTGAGGAAAAGGCAATATGGCACAATCAGTCATGGCATTGTGGAG GTTGACCCCATGCTGACACCAGAGGAACGACACCTGAACAAGATGCAGAACCACGGCTATGAAAACCCCACCTACAAATACCTAGAGCAGATGCAAATCTAA
- the aplp2 gene encoding amyloid beta precursor like protein 2 isoform X5 produces the protein MGSVPAISVLILGIVVPTLAGYIEALAANAGTGFAVAEPQVAMFCGKLNMHINIQTGRWEPDPSGTKSCVRTKDGILQYCQEMYPELQITNVVEANQPIRIENWCKKEKKVCKGHAHVVVPYKCLVGEFVSDVLLVPEKCKFFHKERMDMCVSHQQWHSVAKEACGKSSMVLHSYGMLLPCGIDKFQGTEYVCCPASRTESTQPSLPSQEDDEDEEVEDEEIDEMDLDEEEAVEDSETPADEQPTQKEELVDEDEDEEVEDEEEYHYVYEDEEADKEDEDEKKESKMSDNQDEDKILQEVKAVCTLEAETGPCRASMPRWHFDMSQRKCVRFIYGGCAGNRNNFDSEEYCMAVCKRLTMPPTPQPTDDVDIYFETPADDKEHSRFQRAKEQLEIRHRNRMERVRKEWEEADRQAKNLPKAERQTLIQHFQAMVESLEEEAASEKQQLVETHLARVEAMLNDRRRLALENYLAALQADPPRPHRILQALRRYVRAENKDRQHTIRHYQHVLAVDPEKAAQMKSQVMTHLRVIEERMNQSLSLLYKVPYVAEEIQDEIDELLQEQKADMDQFLSSISESQPDVTVSSEESVEVPLSEGKPYRPIQVTSLGSRPDPEGDLSDSPRAFKKGSAMSGLDGLIGAEERIINSKPKVSENVESYRPLGEDFSFGSSALIGLLVIAVAIATVIVTSLVLLRKRQYGTISHGIVEVDPMLTPEERHLNKMQNHGYENPTYKYLEQMQI, from the exons GCACTGGCAGCAAATGCAGGCACAGGGTTTGCCGTGGCCGAGCCACAGGTGGCGATGTTCTGTGGAAAGCTCAACATGCACATCAACATTCAAACCGGCCGCTGGGAACCAGACCCATCTGGGACTAAGAGCTGTGTAAGAACCAAAGACGGTATACTGCAGTACTGCCAGGAG ATGTATCCAGAACTCCAGATTACAAATGTGGTGGAAGCCAACCAGCCCATTCGCATTGAGAACTGGtgcaagaaagagaagaaagtgTGCAAAGGGCACGCCCATGTTGTAGTGCCTTACAAATGCTTAG TGGGCGAGTTTGTGAGTGACGTCCTTCTGGTTCCTGAAAAATGCAAGTTCTTTCACAAGGAGCGTATGGACATGTGCGTCAGCCACCAGCAATGGCACAGTGTGGCCAAAGAG GCCTGCGGCAAGAGCTCCATGGTGCTGCACAGCTATGGCATGCTGCTGCCCTGTGGCATTGATAAGTTCCAAGGCACAGAATACGTGTGCTGCCCCGCCTCTCGCACAGAGTCCACCCAACCTTCCCTCCCCTCCCAGGAGGATGACGAAGATGAAGAGGTAGAGGATGAGGAGATTGACGAGATGGACCTGGATGAAGAGGAGGCTGTCGAGGACAG CGAGACACCAGCTGACGAGCAGCCCACACAGAAGGAGGAATTGGTagatgaggatgaagatgaggaggtggaggacgaggaggagtACCACTATGTCTATGAGGACGAGGAGGCTGACAAGGAGGATGAGGAtgagaagaaagaaagcaaaatgtCTGACAACCAGGATGAGGACAAGATTCTACAAGAAGTGAAAG CGGTGTGCACCCTGGAGGCTGAGACCGGCCCCTGTCGTGCCTCCATGCCCCGCTGGCACTTCGACATGAGCCAGAGGAAGTGTGTGCGCTTCATTTACGGTGGCTGTGCCGGCAACCGCAACAATTTCGACTCAGAGGAGTACTGCATGGCCGTGTGCAAACGTCTGA CCATGCCCCCGACTCCTCAGCCCACCGATGATGTCGACATCTACTTTGAAACCCCCGCCGACGACAAGGAGCACAGTCGTTTCCAGAGAGCCAAGGAGCAGCTGGAGATCAGACACCGTAACCGCATGGAGAGG GTAAGAAAAGAGTGGGAAGAAGCTGATCGCCAGGCTAAGAACCTGCCCAAGGCTGAACGGCAGACATTGATCCAG CACTTCCAAGCTATGGTGGAGTCCCTGGAGGAGGAAGCAGCCAGCGAGAAGCAACAGCTGGTGGAGACTCACCTCGCCCGGGTAGAGGCCATGCTGAATGACCGACGCCGTCTGGCCTTGGAGAACTACCTGGCTGCCCTGCAGGCTGACCCCCCCAGG CCCCACCGCATCCTGCAAGCCCTGAGAAGGTACGTCCGTGCTGAAAACAAGGACCGCCAGCACACCATCCGCCACTACCAGCATGTTCTGGCTGTTGATCCTGAGAAGGCTGCTCAGATGAAGTCACAG GTGATGACTCACCTGCGAGTGATCGAGGAGAGGATGAACCAGAGTCTGTCACTGCTCTACAAAGTGCCATATGTGGCCGAAGAGATTCAGGATGAAATTG ATGAGCTACTCCAAGAGCAGAAAGCTGACATGGACCAGTTCCTGTCATCCATCTCAGAATCACAGCCAGATGTCACCGTCTCATCAGAGGAGAGCGTGGAAGTTCCTTTGTCCGAGGGCAAACCCTACCGGCCCATCCAGGTCACATCCTTGGGGTCCCGTCCAGATCCAGAGG GCGATCTATCAGACTCCCCACGTGCCTTCAAGAAAG GGTCTGCCATGTCTGGCTTAGATGGTTTAATTGGTGCTGAGGAGAGAATCATCAACAGCAAACCAAAGGTCAGCGAGAATGTG GAGTCCTACCGCCCTCTGGGAGAAGACTTCAGCTTCGGTAGCAGTGCACTGATTGGCTTGCTGGTGATCGCAGTGGCCATAGCAACTGTGATTGTGACCAGCCTGGTGCTTTTGAGGAAAAGGCAATATGGCACAATCAGTCATGGCATTGTGGAG GTTGACCCCATGCTGACACCAGAGGAACGACACCTGAACAAGATGCAGAACCACGGCTATGAAAACCCCACCTACAAATACCTAGAGCAGATGCAAATCTAA
- the aplp2 gene encoding amyloid beta precursor like protein 2 isoform X2 — protein MGSVPAISVLILGIVVPTLAGYIEALAANAGTGFAVAEPQVAMFCGKLNMHINIQTGRWEPDPSGTKSCVRTKDGILQYCQEMYPELQITNVVEANQPIRIENWCKKEKKVCKGHAHVVVPYKCLVGEFVSDVLLVPEKCKFFHKERMDMCVSHQQWHSVAKEACGKSSMVLHSYGMLLPCGIDKFQGTEYVCCPASRTESTQPSLPSQEDDEDEEVEDEEIDEMDLDEEEAVEDSETPADEQPTQKEELVDEDEDEEVEDEEEYHYVYEDEEADKEDEDEKKESKMSDNQDEDKILQEVKAVCTLEAETGPCRASMPRWHFDMSQRKCVRFIYGGCAGNRNNFDSEEYCMAVCKRLTMPPTPQPTDDVDIYFETPADDKEHSRFQRAKEQLEIRHRNRMERVRKEWEEADRQAKNLPKAERQTLIQHFQAMVESLEEEAASEKQQLVETHLARVEAMLNDRRRLALENYLAALQADPPRPHRILQALRRYVRAENKDRQHTIRHYQHVLAVDPEKAAQMKSQVMTHLRVIEERMNQSLSLLYKVPYVAEEIQDEIDELLQEQKADMDQFLSSISESQPDVTVSSEESVEVPLSEGKPYRPIQVTSLGSRPDPEGDLSDSPRAFKKGSAMSGLDGLIGAEERIINSKPKVIDESLDVKEVVYSAERVSVMHDDELESYRPLGEDFSFGSSALIGLLVIAVAIATVIVTSLVLLRKRQYGTISHGIVEVDPMLTPEERHLNKMQNHGYENPTYKYLEQMQI, from the exons GCACTGGCAGCAAATGCAGGCACAGGGTTTGCCGTGGCCGAGCCACAGGTGGCGATGTTCTGTGGAAAGCTCAACATGCACATCAACATTCAAACCGGCCGCTGGGAACCAGACCCATCTGGGACTAAGAGCTGTGTAAGAACCAAAGACGGTATACTGCAGTACTGCCAGGAG ATGTATCCAGAACTCCAGATTACAAATGTGGTGGAAGCCAACCAGCCCATTCGCATTGAGAACTGGtgcaagaaagagaagaaagtgTGCAAAGGGCACGCCCATGTTGTAGTGCCTTACAAATGCTTAG TGGGCGAGTTTGTGAGTGACGTCCTTCTGGTTCCTGAAAAATGCAAGTTCTTTCACAAGGAGCGTATGGACATGTGCGTCAGCCACCAGCAATGGCACAGTGTGGCCAAAGAG GCCTGCGGCAAGAGCTCCATGGTGCTGCACAGCTATGGCATGCTGCTGCCCTGTGGCATTGATAAGTTCCAAGGCACAGAATACGTGTGCTGCCCCGCCTCTCGCACAGAGTCCACCCAACCTTCCCTCCCCTCCCAGGAGGATGACGAAGATGAAGAGGTAGAGGATGAGGAGATTGACGAGATGGACCTGGATGAAGAGGAGGCTGTCGAGGACAG CGAGACACCAGCTGACGAGCAGCCCACACAGAAGGAGGAATTGGTagatgaggatgaagatgaggaggtggaggacgaggaggagtACCACTATGTCTATGAGGACGAGGAGGCTGACAAGGAGGATGAGGAtgagaagaaagaaagcaaaatgtCTGACAACCAGGATGAGGACAAGATTCTACAAGAAGTGAAAG CGGTGTGCACCCTGGAGGCTGAGACCGGCCCCTGTCGTGCCTCCATGCCCCGCTGGCACTTCGACATGAGCCAGAGGAAGTGTGTGCGCTTCATTTACGGTGGCTGTGCCGGCAACCGCAACAATTTCGACTCAGAGGAGTACTGCATGGCCGTGTGCAAACGTCTGA CCATGCCCCCGACTCCTCAGCCCACCGATGATGTCGACATCTACTTTGAAACCCCCGCCGACGACAAGGAGCACAGTCGTTTCCAGAGAGCCAAGGAGCAGCTGGAGATCAGACACCGTAACCGCATGGAGAGG GTAAGAAAAGAGTGGGAAGAAGCTGATCGCCAGGCTAAGAACCTGCCCAAGGCTGAACGGCAGACATTGATCCAG CACTTCCAAGCTATGGTGGAGTCCCTGGAGGAGGAAGCAGCCAGCGAGAAGCAACAGCTGGTGGAGACTCACCTCGCCCGGGTAGAGGCCATGCTGAATGACCGACGCCGTCTGGCCTTGGAGAACTACCTGGCTGCCCTGCAGGCTGACCCCCCCAGG CCCCACCGCATCCTGCAAGCCCTGAGAAGGTACGTCCGTGCTGAAAACAAGGACCGCCAGCACACCATCCGCCACTACCAGCATGTTCTGGCTGTTGATCCTGAGAAGGCTGCTCAGATGAAGTCACAG GTGATGACTCACCTGCGAGTGATCGAGGAGAGGATGAACCAGAGTCTGTCACTGCTCTACAAAGTGCCATATGTGGCCGAAGAGATTCAGGATGAAATTG ATGAGCTACTCCAAGAGCAGAAAGCTGACATGGACCAGTTCCTGTCATCCATCTCAGAATCACAGCCAGATGTCACCGTCTCATCAGAGGAGAGCGTGGAAGTTCCTTTGTCCGAGGGCAAACCCTACCGGCCCATCCAGGTCACATCCTTGGGGTCCCGTCCAGATCCAGAGG GCGATCTATCAGACTCCCCACGTGCCTTCAAGAAAG GGTCTGCCATGTCTGGCTTAGATGGTTTAATTGGTGCTGAGGAGAGAATCATCAACAGCAAACCAAAG GTGATTGATGAGTCACTGGATGTTAAAGAAGTGGTTTACAGTGCAGAGAGAGTCAGCGTTATGCATGATGATGAGCTG GAGTCCTACCGCCCTCTGGGAGAAGACTTCAGCTTCGGTAGCAGTGCACTGATTGGCTTGCTGGTGATCGCAGTGGCCATAGCAACTGTGATTGTGACCAGCCTGGTGCTTTTGAGGAAAAGGCAATATGGCACAATCAGTCATGGCATTGTGGAG GTTGACCCCATGCTGACACCAGAGGAACGACACCTGAACAAGATGCAGAACCACGGCTATGAAAACCCCACCTACAAATACCTAGAGCAGATGCAAATCTAA
- the aplp2 gene encoding amyloid beta precursor like protein 2 isoform X3, whose protein sequence is MGSVPAISVLILGIVVPTLAGYIEALAANAGTGFAVAEPQVAMFCGKLNMHINIQTGRWEPDPSGTKSCVRTKDGILQYCQEMYPELQITNVVEANQPIRIENWCKKEKKVCKGHAHVVVPYKCLVGEFVSDVLLVPEKCKFFHKERMDMCVSHQQWHSVAKEACGKSSMVLHSYGMLLPCGIDKFQGTEYVCCPASRTESTQPSLPSQEDDEDEEVEDEEIDEMDLDEEEAVEDSETPADEQPTQKEELVDEDEDEEVEDEEEYHYVYEDEEADKEDEDEKKESKMSDNQDEDKILQEVKAVCTLEAETGPCRASMPRWHFDMSQRKCVRFIYGGCAGNRNNFDSEEYCMAVCKRLTMPPTPQPTDDVDIYFETPADDKEHSRFQRAKEQLEIRHRNRMERVRKEWEEADRQAKNLPKAERQTLIQHFQAMVESLEEEAASEKQQLVETHLARVEAMLNDRRRLALENYLAALQADPPRPHRILQALRRYVRAENKDRQHTIRHYQHVLAVDPEKAAQMKSQVMTHLRVIEERMNQSLSLLYKVPYVAEEIQDEIDELLQEQKADMDQFLSSISESQPDVTVSSEESVEVPLSEGKPYRPIQVTSLGSRPDPEGSAMSGLDGLIGAEERIINSKPKVSENVVIDESLDVKEVVYSAERVSVMHDDELESYRPLGEDFSFGSSALIGLLVIAVAIATVIVTSLVLLRKRQYGTISHGIVEVDPMLTPEERHLNKMQNHGYENPTYKYLEQMQI, encoded by the exons GCACTGGCAGCAAATGCAGGCACAGGGTTTGCCGTGGCCGAGCCACAGGTGGCGATGTTCTGTGGAAAGCTCAACATGCACATCAACATTCAAACCGGCCGCTGGGAACCAGACCCATCTGGGACTAAGAGCTGTGTAAGAACCAAAGACGGTATACTGCAGTACTGCCAGGAG ATGTATCCAGAACTCCAGATTACAAATGTGGTGGAAGCCAACCAGCCCATTCGCATTGAGAACTGGtgcaagaaagagaagaaagtgTGCAAAGGGCACGCCCATGTTGTAGTGCCTTACAAATGCTTAG TGGGCGAGTTTGTGAGTGACGTCCTTCTGGTTCCTGAAAAATGCAAGTTCTTTCACAAGGAGCGTATGGACATGTGCGTCAGCCACCAGCAATGGCACAGTGTGGCCAAAGAG GCCTGCGGCAAGAGCTCCATGGTGCTGCACAGCTATGGCATGCTGCTGCCCTGTGGCATTGATAAGTTCCAAGGCACAGAATACGTGTGCTGCCCCGCCTCTCGCACAGAGTCCACCCAACCTTCCCTCCCCTCCCAGGAGGATGACGAAGATGAAGAGGTAGAGGATGAGGAGATTGACGAGATGGACCTGGATGAAGAGGAGGCTGTCGAGGACAG CGAGACACCAGCTGACGAGCAGCCCACACAGAAGGAGGAATTGGTagatgaggatgaagatgaggaggtggaggacgaggaggagtACCACTATGTCTATGAGGACGAGGAGGCTGACAAGGAGGATGAGGAtgagaagaaagaaagcaaaatgtCTGACAACCAGGATGAGGACAAGATTCTACAAGAAGTGAAAG CGGTGTGCACCCTGGAGGCTGAGACCGGCCCCTGTCGTGCCTCCATGCCCCGCTGGCACTTCGACATGAGCCAGAGGAAGTGTGTGCGCTTCATTTACGGTGGCTGTGCCGGCAACCGCAACAATTTCGACTCAGAGGAGTACTGCATGGCCGTGTGCAAACGTCTGA CCATGCCCCCGACTCCTCAGCCCACCGATGATGTCGACATCTACTTTGAAACCCCCGCCGACGACAAGGAGCACAGTCGTTTCCAGAGAGCCAAGGAGCAGCTGGAGATCAGACACCGTAACCGCATGGAGAGG GTAAGAAAAGAGTGGGAAGAAGCTGATCGCCAGGCTAAGAACCTGCCCAAGGCTGAACGGCAGACATTGATCCAG CACTTCCAAGCTATGGTGGAGTCCCTGGAGGAGGAAGCAGCCAGCGAGAAGCAACAGCTGGTGGAGACTCACCTCGCCCGGGTAGAGGCCATGCTGAATGACCGACGCCGTCTGGCCTTGGAGAACTACCTGGCTGCCCTGCAGGCTGACCCCCCCAGG CCCCACCGCATCCTGCAAGCCCTGAGAAGGTACGTCCGTGCTGAAAACAAGGACCGCCAGCACACCATCCGCCACTACCAGCATGTTCTGGCTGTTGATCCTGAGAAGGCTGCTCAGATGAAGTCACAG GTGATGACTCACCTGCGAGTGATCGAGGAGAGGATGAACCAGAGTCTGTCACTGCTCTACAAAGTGCCATATGTGGCCGAAGAGATTCAGGATGAAATTG ATGAGCTACTCCAAGAGCAGAAAGCTGACATGGACCAGTTCCTGTCATCCATCTCAGAATCACAGCCAGATGTCACCGTCTCATCAGAGGAGAGCGTGGAAGTTCCTTTGTCCGAGGGCAAACCCTACCGGCCCATCCAGGTCACATCCTTGGGGTCCCGTCCAGATCCAGAGG GGTCTGCCATGTCTGGCTTAGATGGTTTAATTGGTGCTGAGGAGAGAATCATCAACAGCAAACCAAAGGTCAGCGAGAATGTG GTGATTGATGAGTCACTGGATGTTAAAGAAGTGGTTTACAGTGCAGAGAGAGTCAGCGTTATGCATGATGATGAGCTG GAGTCCTACCGCCCTCTGGGAGAAGACTTCAGCTTCGGTAGCAGTGCACTGATTGGCTTGCTGGTGATCGCAGTGGCCATAGCAACTGTGATTGTGACCAGCCTGGTGCTTTTGAGGAAAAGGCAATATGGCACAATCAGTCATGGCATTGTGGAG GTTGACCCCATGCTGACACCAGAGGAACGACACCTGAACAAGATGCAGAACCACGGCTATGAAAACCCCACCTACAAATACCTAGAGCAGATGCAAATCTAA